TATTGGTTTAATTCGAAAAATGTATTCATATGTGAAGCAGTCAACACGCATTTGAACAGTTAACAAAACGataaaataaatgataatgataatgataatgttgggttgcccaaaaagtaattgcggattttttaaaagaaagtaaatggatttttaataaaacttagaatgaactttaatcaaatatactttttttacactttttttctaaagcaagctaaaagtaacagctgataactgacagaagaaagaatgcaattacagagtcacaagctgtgaaaaaatttgtcaacgccgactatatgaaaaatccacaattactttttgggcaacccaatacatataaaagcaatataaataaaatctaACCAGAATTAAAGCTGTCTAATTTACGTATAAAAGACAACCCAATTGTTCTAATCAATATTAGTAACTCACACAGCGTTCTAAAGTACAGCTTTACATTGGAGAAAATAAACTCCATGTGACCCACGAAGTTCCCATCACTGTTACACACGAAGTATCCCATGTTCCAGTTACGCAGGTTGTTACACACGATGTCGCCCATGTCGCCCATGTCTCCCATGATTGTGGTCATTCAGGTTGGTCTGGTTCTGGTTCGTCAGGTTTATCTGGACTATCTGGTTTatggaagaaaaaataaatgttgctgCTCGTCATTATGAACAAATTATTGATATTCGAAAGTGAAATGTTTGAAGTTCTATTTTGTTTATTATCGGCTGTAATTAGAagctagtaaaagcgtgctaagttcggccgcgctgaATCTATTTACCCAcctcctccaccatggatcgcatttttcgagctcttgccacggtatctcctACGGTATCTATGGATcatttcgaaccatatttgaactgaacattggagatcatagtagaagtcactgtgtaaaatttcagccaaatctagtaagaattgcggactTTGGGGctgagaagtaaaatagggagatcggtttataggggagctgcattaggctataaaccgattcattcattcattttccaCACGTATAtcaaaggtcatgagagaagctggtaaacaaaatttcagctaaatcgaacaaaaattgcgccctctagtggctcaagaagtccagacccaaaatcggtttatatggcagatatttcaggttatggatcgattttaacaattctaagcacagttgttaaaagtcataacaaaatacctcatgctaaatttcccccaaatcagataataatagcgtcctagtggctcaagaagtccagacccaagatcggattatatggcagctatatcaagttatggaccgatttgaaccatattcagcacagttgttagaaatcataataaaacacttcatgctaaactaaattacagccaaataggataagaattgtgccctctagaggctcaagaagtcaagatcccagatcggtttatatggcagctatgtcaggttatggaccgatttaaaccatacttggcacagttattggaagtcataacaaaactcctaatgcaaaatttcagccaaaacggataataattgcgtcctctagtggatcaagaagtccagacccaaaatcggtttatatggcagatatttcaggttatggatcgattttaacaattcttagcacagttgttaaaagtcataacaaaacacctcatgctaaatttccgcCACATCAGATAATAATAGCgtcctagtggctcaagaagtccagacccaagatcggtttatatggcagctatatgaagttatggaccgatttgaaccatattcagcacagttgttagaaatcataataaaacacttcatgctaaactaaatttcagccaaatcggataagaattatgccctctagaggctcaagaagtcaagatcccagatcggtttatatggcagctatataaggtatggaccgattttaactattcttagcacagttgttgaaagtcgtaacaaaactcctaatgcaaaatttcagccaaatcggattataattgcgtccCCCAGTGGATCatgaagtccagacccaagatcggtttatatggcagccatatcaggttatgaaccgatttgaaccatactcagcacagttgttggaaatcataataaaacaccttatggtaaatttcagccaaatcggataagaattgtgccctttagcggctcaacaagtcaagatcccagatcggttcatatggcagctatatcaaaacatggaccgatatcgtccatttacaatcccaaccgacctacactaataagaagtatttgtgcaaaatttcaagcggctagctttactccttcgaaagttagcgtgctttcgacagacagacggacggacttggctagttcgacttaaaatgtcatgaccatcaagaatatataacaaCAGatctcaaattttttataagttcCATAACCTACTTTCAAGTACCTAACCGAGTGGTTAAGGGGAGAGTCTGCTACCTTTGTTTTTATCACAAAatgtagtaacctattttcaaCGGGGGCTAAATTCTACCCTCTGAGAACATTTcatgaaagtcggttcagccgttcTTAAGTCTTTTGGAACAAACGGAacacttaatttttatataatggaCATCCatcaatagaaaaaataaaaaattacaattcCTTCTCCAGTTTTTGGGATATTTCAATTGAAGAGGACAAAATTGTCtaaaaacaatgttttttttgttttgaatatcgAAAATAATCCAACTTTGAACGatcatatcttctaaactaaaaATCTAGAAATGTTTGATTTTTATGCGCAGCATTTTTGAAATGTTTGGAAAGTTTTAGCTAAATAATATAGCTTCTTTAACAGTTAACGGCGTAGGCGACATGCCTGTCTGTTCGTTCTAGATGCAAATGACGGTGCAGCTCCTTCTACCGGTCTTgataatatctaaaaaaaacaaaattatgttaTTATTGTATTATGATTTTGAACATTAGAATTGATTTTTTCTTACCTTTACATCAAATGCTTCCATTGCATTCCGTATGCTTGGATATGTGGTTGTGCGGTTGTTCAGCGCTCGTTCCTCTATGTTTGGTAGTGTCAATTGTTTTGTCAGTATCATTAGGAATGACCGTCGTCTGTCACTTCTTTTTTTTGGCTTCATCTCGTTGTATGAAATACATGCATGTAAAGCAGCAATCTCCGCCATATTATAAAACATGGCCGATGGCCAGCGGTTTGTTGAGCGCTTGCATGTATATGTGCCAAGCATCCGGTCCCGATTTGATTTACAGCTTTGTTCCTCTCGGGCTCATATGAAAATAGTGCTATATCGCCTTCGTTGAAGCCGAACAATGTGCTGTTGACAAGATGCGTatgatttttttggaattctCGAGGAACACATGTCTTATTCGAGCGCACTGTTCCAATATATGTAGTTTTCTTCCTGATCAAAGTATGCGCCAAAtccaaagttgtgaaaaaatttttggcatAAATTGTGCGGCCTGTATTCAAATATCTCTCCGAAAGTTAAAGTACAACATTCTGCCCTTGATTCACCTCTCGTGCCTGGTTAGGCAATTTCCCAGAGTAAATCATTCATTTGGCAGGATAAAATGATTTTGAGTCGCAAAAGCATCATGTCTTTATACCGTACCTGACAGGCTTCGATGAAATGTTTTGTGTAAAGCGGGTACGGCCACTATATAGGAATAACTCCTCACCAACGGTCACTGCAACATGCGCAGTATAAGCTGTTGCCAATTTGGactgcaaaatttgcccaataTCATCAATAGCCGCAGTTTTGCTACTGATTAGTAGCAGCGGACTTTTTCACACCTGCATAGAATAGAAACTAAACTATTGGTCTATTCTAgataaaattttcttggaaTACATGTGGGGGTCGCGTATACTTCAAATGGACCATCAAGGAGTAATTTcagtttgaaatgaaaatgaaacccCAGGGACCTTCTCAACCGCCGCAGGCGGTCAttctaacctttgcgctacggtggacacCAGAAGGCACTGCGATCCATAAAAGGGCAAGGAAATTGAgggaaaatacaatttttatttttacagatTATTGACTTTTAATGTTGGTTGACGATTATGGATTAACATATGATATTTCTGCACAGTTGATATTGACCAATTAACAGCGATGGTTCACAATAACTCGTATGCTTAATGTTTGTTACCTACGAGCTGCGTTTTGTATGTAGATTAGACCGTCCCAACCTATTAAGCGCAGTACGCAACTCTGACGAAATTGACAaatcctaaacgaaattttcgttaccggtaCCTTTACCGAACACTTCGTTTGCAGCTACGtagttcaaatgaaattttctttgcataaCAGGttgacataataggcattgaTAAGATGTTTCTCACAACTACGaatgaaaatttatgttttagGAGCTCCATTCAACATGCaataaagttataaaataattaaaaatgattaattactgcacatatgtactttattagccaaaaatgattaatattcggccaaaattataaattgatgttttatttatttttcagtgGTGACATAAATTTCTTGGctgcaactgaaaatttcgtcaGAGGTGCATACCCAGCTTTAGGTAGAAAAATTGGTTTGCAAATAAAGAAATGGATTcccctaatttttataccctccaccataggatggaggtatactaatttggttattctgtttgtaactcctcgatatattcgtataagaccccaaaaatatacatattcttgatcgtcacgacatctTTCTaggcctgtccatccgtctgtctgtcgaaaacacgcgaactttcgaaattttgcacaaatacttttatgagtgtaggttggttaggattgcaaatgggatatatcgatccatgaaattttttgaaatttcgcatgaggtgttttttttataatttcgaacaactgcactaagtatggttcaaatccgtccataacctgatatagctgccgatcttgaatcttgacttcttgtaccATTAGAGTGCAcagttcttatcggatttggttgaaattttacatgacgtgttttgttatgatttccaacaactgtgccaaatatggttctaatcggtccataacctgatatagctgccatataaactgatctgggatcatgacttcttgagcttctagagggcgcaattattatccgatttggctgatattttgtacaacggcttcttccatgagcttcaacatgtcaacgtgtcaaatatggtctgaatcggtctatagcctgatttagctcgaatataaaccgatctccctgttttacttcttgaatccctaaaggacgcaattcttattcgaaatggctgaaatttcacacaacgacttctactatggtctccaacattcaattcacttatggtccgaaatgaactattacttgatatagctccaatagcatagcgaATATTTTCTCTCATCCTTTTTGTCTTAGGCACACAATAAAAGATACTCTACTAATGCTatccatggtatataagattcggcccggctgaacttagaacgcttttacttgtttccttttgATCCCCAATAAGTACTAAATATTATGGCAATCGGTTAAAGATAACCCGTGCCACCACgacgtccaaagttggatgtagtGTTTTCTTAGGAatccagttgagtattttaggtccatgcatgacattgtataagtatacatttatatggaatttattgCAAAACCACAAACTGAACtctgcaccactactgtgactgtgataaaatttttagtttgactcagaaattcctgctgattcagtttagccatgtccgtctgtaagCATATCCTTTCTGTGCTAATAGTCCGCCTGCAGCTTTTTTGCAACTAAAATTGAAATCGAATTCGTTATATAATCACCactaaaatttgtatataacttTAGCCCAAGGATAAGCGTtatcaattttggtaaaaatcgtttcagatttagataaagttccTATATATAATTCGTCCCCTAAATCGTTTTGCAacggatttgcatgaaatttggtatggaatgTTTATTACTAATCTGAACGCCTCTTCTAAATTGTATCAAAAGAGGATCAGATTGGGGTGgtttcccaaacacttggtccgaaaatttatctaattttagaaaatatgttttctaatcttaaatacctttcatttgagtcccatattgttgtgattggtctatatatatttagaaggatttggggtggggcgtcccccttaggtatcccatccggaattcaaaaaacaaaattttgtttttaggttactatgagagatcacacaaaatttcgtttaaattgcaACAACCATCTCCGCGATCTGATGTTTATGAAAAtaagggtatgggggagggtccgcccacccttcagaaatcaaaaaatgtagtaccctattttcgtcACGGGTTATAATGCACCATctgatttcaagaaaatcggttcagccgtttttgagtctatacggaacagacaaacaaacacaaattgatttttatatataagattttgctgaaatttgggacagtgagttgcgttagtccctatgacatccttcttcaatttggcccagatcggtccatatttggatatagctgccatatagaccgatctctcgatttaaagttttgggcccataaaagtcgcattaattgtccgatgtcgccgaaattcgggacagtgagttaattgcTTCGATATACCTCTACTATATGGAAAAGGTCGGTCTaggtttggaaatagctgccatatagaccgatctctcaattttagattttgggcccataaaaggcggattttgttgtccgatgtcgccgaaacttgggacagtgagttgtgttaggcccttcgacgtccttcttcaatttggcccagatcggtccagagttggatatagctgtcatacagcccgatctctcgatttaagattttggtcccataaaaggcgcatttattgtccgatgtcgccgaaattcgggacagtgagttgtgttaggctcttcgacattcttcttcaatttggctcagatcggtccatatttggataaagctgccatatagaccgatctctcgatttaagggtttgggcccataaaaggcgcatttattgtccgatgtcgccgaaatttaggacagtgagttgtggtaggctctccgacattcttcttcaatttggctcagatcggtccagatttggatatagctgccatatagactttaagggtttgggcccataaaaggcgcatttaatgtccgattttccaaaatttgggagagagagttgtgttaggccctacgacatccttcttcaatttggcccagatcggtccatatttggatatagctgccatacagcccgatttctcgatttaagattttgggcccataaaaggcgcatttattgtccgatgtcgccgaaatttgggacagtgagttgtgttaggcttttcgacattattcttcaatttggctcagatcggtccagatttggatatagctgccatatagaccgatctctcgatttaaggttttgggcccataaaaggcgcatttaatgtccgatgtcgccgaaaatcggaacagtgagttaagtccttcgttatacttctgcaatatggcacaggtcggtcttggtttggagatagctgccatatagaccgatttctcgatttaagattttgggcccataaaaggcgcatttattgtccgatgtcgccgaaattcgggacagtgagttgtgttaggctcttggacATTTTTCGGCatcttggccaaaatcggtccagatttagatatagctgccatatagaccgatatctcgatataaaatcgatttaaagtccctataaaaggcgcatttataatccgattttactgatatttgacacagagacttatgttaggcttttcgacatccctttcgtatgcggttcagatcggtttattgttagatatagctactgaaaagatcaatattttgctatacacaattgaaaaatggCATGTACTAATTAgtgtttgttccaaatcggaacatatttcgatatgaaaaaaaatatgatcccatttggcccattcaaaaacttaaacCGCGTGCAGAAAAAaaacgtatttgtgccaaatttcagctcaatatctcaatttttgaaagctgtagagtgattacaacagacggacggacagactcacggacatcgttaaatcgtcttagaattttacgacgatccgaaatatatatatactttatagggtcggaaatggatatttcgatgtgttgcaaacggaatgactaaatgattataccccctatcctatggtggtgggtataaaaatgaagattCCTTTTTGCTACACGAAATTTCTTTCGAAAAGTGCGATTATTCCTTTTCATATATGAAATAGTTATGAAAAGTTATTATAGTAACTTTTTGTACAAacacaaacataaaattatgttccccaaaaaaataactttaaatgTAGCAATGCATCAATCAATCAGTTGAAACACAAGCTTAacgaatttttgaaaaagtgtTGATCGGATTACAATGACATGGCTCTCTGCTGGTTATGGGGATGTAGAAGATAGAAAATCAAATATCCGCAATTGTGGCTATATGGAGAGAATCAGTGACTGTGTCAATCAACTACGTATGTGCTTGCTGTCGTATGACAAGCATAATATGCCTATTTTTGTATTGTAGAAAAatcaatttcaaacaaaatttgtaatcCACAAAACTTGTTACAATTTGTTTGTGTTATGTATCCATCCCGTCCGCCCAtaacaaaaatcaaatcaagAGCAAATAATGGCTTTTTGTAGGCAAGTGACCAACAAAAATGCCATGGTAACCGACAGTCAACAAATGGGACAGCGGTAGAAaccaaaactcaaaaaaaattgtcatttcATCACTTTGTTGCGAACCATTTGCCAACAGTCTCAACGTAATTGTTGACAGCAACAATAGAGGAACAAGGGCAGCAAAGTGTTCTACGATACCGGATTTTGGGCTATCTCTGCCATTTTCTGTGTGGCAATGGCCGAGATTCTTTGCCTAATGGTGGCAGAGGAGATGTCGGTCGTATAAAAAGCAAGTGCTTGGCCTGAAATCGATATCAGTTCATTAAGCTCCATTGCAAAAGTACGAAACACTTCCAGCTTAACCCAATAACAGCAATATGAAAGTAAGTTCTCCACTGAAGCCTGCACTCCTTCAATTCACTAGCGCTAAAACGGAAAGTAAAGTATTGACATATTTTAATTGACGTTGTTTCTCTTTGTCTTGTCCTCGAAAGTTCCTCGTGTGCTTGGCTTTGTTCGTGGCTGCCGCTTCTGCCGGTGTTGTAGCTCCTATTACCACTTATAGTGCGGCTGTACCAGCATACACCTCATATGCTGCTGCTCCTGCATACACCACATATGCTGCAGCTGCTCCCGCCTACACATCATCGGTATATAGCGCACTGCCCGCTTACACTTCATCGGTGTACAGTGCAGCCCCCGCCTATACCTCCTCTGTGTACAGTGCTGCGCCTGCCTACACCACATATGCAGCTGCTCCAGCCGTAGCAGTAGCACCTGCCGCTTACGCCGCCCCTGCTGTTTACTCCACTCTGTTGAAGAAGAAGTAAATTGTATCCTTTGAGATTGGAATTGATGAATTGGACTATAATAAAAACTGAAACCCGAATAAAATTGAACTATTCCAAAGGTGTAGTCTttaaaaaacgaaaagaaattGCTAGGAAAGGGTGCACTATTGGGAAGAgaatgtctcaagaagtcaaatatgcAAACAATACCATAATTATGCCCTACATCACTCGTGTTTGAGGTCTGTAAAATTATGTTCGTCTTTCCCTGCACCTACTTCCCTGCATATTtgccttcttaggcaaaatataGATAAATCGTACCGATTCTAAAAGGTCTCTTTAATTATGGTGAAGCAAGTTTTCACAAAAAAGTGGAACCAACAGTTGTTTTTTGATTTCAACTATTGTATATGCAGCAATAAGACCTGCATGTAGCATACACACTAGACCGCCCCATCCTATAAGGGAGAAACATTTTTTCAACGAGTTTTCACAACATtcggttgtgtgtgtgcattatagGTAAGGACAATAACACAcgaacaacgaaaaatggtgtGAACTAacaacatactcaaaatcagagttgcaccaaatactgattttgacagataatgtcctcggtttttttttttgttgtccaggcctacctgtaaatgaatttaTCTTACATGAAACAGCTGAGGAGCGTGGTATGAAACACAAAtagggattttgtgagtagcacggtATTCCaggcttaaaattatttttcgaagttactttttagcTCAGGGGTATATCCAacgtggcatggggcgaatgaATATCCACAACCTCTTTTCATCCTAACTTAAGCGAAACAACAAGCTTCTTAGGAATACCAAGATTTGCTAGTGTACTTACAAATTCGttgagaatcgaaagagagacagtgaaaatgggtccggcagtaaatggagataagacgaaatggatggtattaACACCCAAAAGGCCTTGTACAACAGAGCAGAgaaaacgagtaaaaaggcattaatctcggccgggccgaactgtggatacccactacctcgggtatatatgtaaaccacatttcgtcacaatccggtgaaaattggataacttaagcacccaaattcggcacggacgttgagtggtctaatatatatgtaactattcaattttgtagaacaaaatattggtatttttggcagatatatccaattataaaccgatctgaaccatattagggtcggatatcgtgaggctgagaaaaactcactgtttcaaatttgtgcgaaatcgggtaataaataaagcctatatgggcttcagtcc
The genomic region above belongs to Stomoxys calcitrans chromosome 5, idStoCalc2.1, whole genome shotgun sequence and contains:
- the LOC106085347 gene encoding cuticle protein 38-like; translation: MKFLVCLALFVAAASAGVVAPITTYSAAVPAYTSYAAAPAYTTYAAAAPAYTSSVYSALPAYTSSVYSAAPAYTSSVYSAAPAYTTYAAAPAVAVAPAAYAAPAVYSTLLKKK